From the genome of Bactrocera oleae isolate idBacOlea1 chromosome 2, idBacOlea1, whole genome shotgun sequence, one region includes:
- the Gr92a gene encoding putative gustatory receptor 93c: MATNWKAAIVKVMLLSFFHYARLCGICSFTYRKRPTPARNQETFNIVTRSNASTYTVMQCVWYKWFFGILRMLGAIGYIYGTLMLWYTNDPFYNLITFLQTNLMATGSVVMGICLLRSGKTFVYIINSFFGIFRRVQCLTPYRQVMGMLQLMYLLIIVIRVATSAFSLTEISNYTDWRELAVVATKLYLETGIVASLHIASIGYMCIGALYNYMNRYMREDLLPKARCLDHVLRRNKTYRPPRYARKLIRLTRELNNCVRIYNDIYNLATMFHQSIRYQILFALLFDFSLLTTVIYSILYIYSVIKAMDWNAVVFCLLIIVEVLIMILSAYSAVQGGTAANKLSLDTVYMGGDTEWNRSVEIFISRMNIYEFKPNVFGFFDISSDILVMFLSASFTYLTYILQNTKLSQNI; encoded by the exons ATGGCTACTAATTGGAAAGCAGCAATAGTAAAGGTAATGTTGCTATCATTTTTCCACTACGCGCGACTTTGCGGCATCTGCAGCTTTACTTATCGTAAAAGGCCAACGCCAGCCCGGAATCAAGAAACATTCAACATAGTAACCCGTTCCAATGCTTCTACATACACCGTTATGCAGTGCGTGTGGTACAAATGGTTCTTTGGCATATTGCGAATGTTGGGTGCCATCGGCTATATTTATGGCACACTTATGTTGTGGTATACCAACGATCCGTTCTACAATCTCATCACATTCCTGCAGACAAATCTGATGGCTACCGGTTCCGTTGTCATGGGCATTTGCTTGCTGCGATCGGGCAAAACGTTCGTCTATATCATAAATTCTTTCTTCGGCATATTCCGACGGGTGCAATGTTTGACACCATATCGTCAAGTAATGGGTATGCTTCAGTTAATGTATCTGCTAATCATAGTTATTCGTGTTGCGACTTCTGCATTTAGCTTAACTGAAATCTCGAACTATACGGACTGGCGGGAGCTAGCTGTGGTTGCGACGAAACTCTACCTCGAAACTGGTATAGTTGCTAGCTTGCATATAGCGAGTATCGGTTATATGTGTATTGGTGCACTCTATAATTATATGAATCGTTATATGCGTGAGGATCTCTTACCGAAAGCTAGATGTTTGGACCATGTGCTAAGACGTAACAAAACTTATCGTCCGCCACGTTATGCACGCAAGCTTATACGCTTGACCAGAGAGCTCAATAACTGTGTGAGGATTTATAATGATATTTATAATCTGGCAACGATGTTTCACCAAAGTATTCGttatcaaatattatttgcTCTATTGTTCGACTTCAGCTTGCTTACGACAGTAATTTACAGTATTCTGTACATATATTCAGTAATTAAAGCTATGGATTGGAATGCGGTAGTTTTTTGCCTACTTATTATTGTCGAAGTGCTCATAATGATTTTGTCGGCATATTCAGCGGTTCAGGGTGGAACTGCAGCTAATAAACTAAGTTTGGATACGGTGTACATGGGCGGCGATACGGAATGGAATCGAAGT gttgaaatatttattagtcGCATGAATATATACGAATTCAAACCGAATGTCTTCGGATTTTTCGACATTTCAAGTGATATTTTGGTAATGTTTCTTTCGGCTTCCTTTACCTACTTAACCTACATACTACAAAATACGAAATTAAGCCAGAACATATAA